AGCTGCTGGCATACAtaaaatcctatatatatatatatatatagacatatatGGAAGATTAGAGATAAGTTAATGAACATTAAGAATTAGGGATGTTCAACTGGGTTTCGGACTGGGTATCTGGGTATACCCGGGCAGGTCAAACTTAAATATTccataaaatgaatatatatactatGAATTATGATTTTGGGTGATTTATTATAAACTAACAATAATAGATAAAAAGCATTTTAAGAAATCAAGAACACTAGGACCAATAAGCGTGTTACAACATACATGACCAAAAATTACATGATGAACACAACCTAGTTGCAAAAATATTCAAGAATGAATCAATCAATTATGTATTTAAAACTTAAACGAATTAATCAAGATTCGTGCTTTCATCATTATAACGTATTTATACATGCAGCAAATCATGATGACTATTAGAAAACATTTCACATGAGCCAAAATGTAAAAGCAGTAACATCACAGAGAAGAATGGGAAAATTCAAAAGTATCATTGGTTCACTACTTTTACATGTCTATTTATATACCTTGTAATGTAAAGGCTAAATATGTAAATACAAGATTAAAGTACAAGATTACAGTATCAAAATAATAGAAAAGGCATGATTTTCTCCTTCAAATCTGGAAACTCTCTCAATCAGTGCAGTCCTAGTCCTTGATTACAGCTGTGCCAGCTTGATCTTGGATGGTAGATTCCTTCTTCATGTATGCCGTGATTGCAGCATATATAGTggttaaaacaaaacacatcaGACCCAAAACCTCCCATCTAAGAAACATATAGAATCTAAAGATTTCATGTTGTCGAGAAATCATACATGACAATTTTCTTAGGGCCCCAAGCTTGAATAGGAAACGGTAAGAACTAGAAGAATTGTGAAAAAGTACTACTAATTCACAGTGCAAAAATACCACAGAATAGCGATTATAGTCGGTCACCCATTTTAGCAgtccttgtatatatatatagcttggtGATCAGTTAATTTGTAGTTCAATTGATATGTTCTCTCTTTGCAGTAACAAAAGAGATCCACCGGTCATGGGTTTTAACTTCACAGATGCATCCTCTCTttgtagaaataaaaaataaataaataaataaaaaataaaaaaaggcaaaaaaagtCGTGAATATAATCACTGGCTTAGGGTATGTTTGGAAACAATTTCCATGAATTTCTTATTTAATGTTCTACAAAACTTTCATGTGATCACCCAGTATTATTGAGACAttgataatttaatattttgacTTCTTGAGAAATCAAAGTAATTTAATATATGAGTTCATTTAACTTAATAATAGTAAGATCAGCCCTAATTGTTATGGtcaatttgaataatattatgttgaaatgatattaatatttttataacatttgaATCACTATGGTCAAATTCATGAATACATCCCAAATGATCattgttaatatatatgttatagtcTTATTAGGTAAAATATCGAACTTTATCAGTACCGACTACGACCTTGACCATGACCACTACTAATTTCTCCATTCATGCTTACATGCAGCTTAAGAGCTTTGCCATGGACATCCTAAAACAAGGCTCAAAAACCTGGGTCACTGAAGTCTTAGGAAACCTAGAGACGATGTGGGATGGCATCGAGTCGACGATCTCCAAGTCAGGCAGTGCCAGCTACATAATCCCTCTCCAACAGTTCATATTCAAGTTCCTCATGAAATCCCTCGTCGGAGCTGATCCCTCTGTTTCCCAAGAAATTGCTGACAGCGGCTACATCATGCTCGACCGCTGGCTTGCAGTGCAGCTCCTCCCCACTGTAAAGATAGGCATCCTTCAGCCTCTAGAGGAGATCTTCTTGCATTCTTGGGCGTATCCATTCCTCCTTGTTAGCGGGGACTACAAGAAGTTATGTGACTTTGTGAAAAAAGAAGGTATTGTTTATAAATTACTACTACTCCTTAATatttcacccaaaaaaaaaaacaaaaaacaaaaacaaaacacctTGTAATTTGCATTAAATAGAGAAAATTCTATTCCGACATGGAATGGCATAATAATCAATTCATTCTTGACTTATTTATTTGTGTCTTCATATAGGTAAGGAAGTACTGAGAAGAGGGGAGACCGAGTTTGGACTGAGTGCGGAAGATAGCCTTCACAATTTGCTATTCATTCTGGGCTTCAATGCCTTTGGTGGGTTCTCAGTTTATCTACCGGGTTTAATGAGTAGAATAGTGAGTGACAAGACTGGCTTACAAGAAAAGATAGGAACAGAGGTGAAAGAAAAAGCTGGGTCGACTCTGAGTTTTGACTCGGTAAAAGAGATGCCACTCGTTATGTCACTCGTGTATGAGACCCTACGACTTAGCCCGCCCGTGCCGACTCAATACGGCCGAGCCAGAAAAGATTTCATACTGAGTTCGCACGACTCggtatacaacataaaaaagggTGAGCTACTCTGTGGGTATCAGCCATTGGTGATGCGAGATCCAAAGATTTTCGATGATCCAGAGAGTTTTAAACCAGACCGGTTTATGAATGAAAAAGGATCTGAGTTATTGAATTACTTATATTGGTCAAATGGGCCACAAACCGGGTCACCGAGCACTTCGAATAAACAGTGTGCAGCGAAGGACTATGTGGTCCTCACTACAGCTCTGTTTGTTGCTTACATATTTAGTAGGTATGATTCGATTGTTGGAGACTCAAGCTCAATCACAGCCGTTGAAAAGGCACAGTGAGGTTATGATTGATTTTGATAAGCTGTTTGTGGGCATTTAAGTCTTGTCCTTATACTCAGAAGAAGCAAGCGTCTAAGTAAATCTATATATTGATATGgttttatatgatacgttagatttattttacaataaagtagttttataatctgacgtacTATATCAAACTATGTCAGTTTGTAaacttatttttgttaaatctctttgtatttaaaatattgcTCTTTGCTTTACACCAAGTTTAGGAGGTGTCCACAACCTTGAATGAATAATATGCTTGGTTAGTGACTTTAGAATACCTCAATACAATTCACAAACTTTTCACTATACTTTTTACAAACCATTCACTACTTTTTATCTAATATTCACATATCATTTGAGATTACTTAAACATCTAAATGTAGGTTAAGAGTGTTTATTGGAAAGTTGCCATCAATTTTAACTACTTTTTATCTAATATTCACATATCATTTGAGATTTCTTAAACATCTAAATGTAGGTTAAGAGTGTTTATTGGAAAGTTGCCATCAATTTTAACTAGCAGCAAATGTTCGGTCAAGATTTCCTATTTAAGTATTAGGTCATAAGAAATTAAGGTAAAAAGgaagtgaatattttaaagatggattaacaataaataattcataaataattattagatatttttgaAGTACAGACACGTGCTACTCACACCTATCATTGGATGGCATATCaattaaaatagatatttataaaaataattttaattacatgACATATTATGATAGGATGAGATAGGATGAGACGATCATATAATCAATACTCTAGAAGTACTTAATAATAAAGCATTCGGATGTAGCTAACAGTATAACCCTTGTTGAAGTTCCAATTTCCATATTTGATATTTGTACAACAAGAAGGCATCGATCTGATCAGCATGCCAATAATTCAACCATGCATAATATTGCTGGATTTTAAGCTGCATGCAGTGACAGTGTGCATATTCgataaagaaagggaaaaacatTTCACACCTATTTTGACATTTAATCACAAATTCTTGATTTCACACCTATTTTGACATTTAATCACAAATTCTTGGTTTACTTTGAAATAAGAATGAACAATATAGTAGTCTAATCTGTTAGTCTTACAAATGAAACATCTAACTAAacttggggagagagagagagagagaaatctgTGCATGTTTGTGCTATTGGCAAATTGCAGAAGCCTCATGACAAGTTTCTATATTTgactacaaataataaaaaatagtttagaTAGCTTGAGGTGATGAACAGAATCATGATAAAAATGTGACGCTAGTGAAAATTTATCACAACCAGCAGAGATTCACCTTCTAGAACAATAGCCTTAGATTGTTCCTTATGTGGCGAATATCGAGTTTCTATGAAGTCTGGACAGTTCCCTGATTTTGAGTATGAGAGTTGGCAATCCCTTCTTTCCATCCTCTCTGACGTGCTCTCAGCTCCCACATGGCTGTCAGTTTCTTTTGAGCCACTAATGTTGCTTCAGCTTTCTCTCTTGCTTCCTCACATGTTTCCATACCTGAACTGCACTTATCCGCTTCCTTTTGATACTGGGATGTAATCTTCTTTGCCTCAAGGAGAGCCATGTCAGCACGCTGCTGATTTTCCAAAGCCTCAGCTTCCCGAAGCTTCAGTTCCTCTGTCAACAGCTCCGCAAAATTTTTTTCAGTGTCTTCACTCACTTCTGGGTCATGCTTTGCACAATCTGCATTATATATTCCagatccaaaaaagaaaaaaatagtattacCAAAAGAACTGAGATTCGATACCATCAAATCCTCATTATCATCCTCTAATTGCTAACTGATTTCCGACAACCAATCTCAAGTTGATTGAAAGCATGAGAATAAGAACATACAGGGTATTTGATGCCAATTATCAGACACGTCACATCCCATGTAAACGTTAGGTGATATGTTTTCCAGAATGCCGAATGGGATGCCAGTTTAAGGCCAAGTAAGAAAATTCGTGCAGGAATATCAATggcttttaagtattttcacattTGCATTATGTTGTCTACCCGATACGTCTCTCCAATACAAAAAGAATGTGGAAATCCCTTGGTTCCAAAATAAAAGTAGaattaagggaaaaaaatttttaaacctccAAATTTCCACTTTGTGCTTTCTTGCCATTTTAATTTGCACCTCAGACTATCACTATTTGGGAATTTGCACTCTTGGTTAAGATTAATGAATATCGTGATCAAGGGTGCAAATTGCCAAAATGTGGCAGTTTGGATTGCAACTTGATATTTTTAGTAGTTTGAGGTCCAAATCGAAAAGAAGGTGGGTAGATTGGGCGTGCCAAATGCACTTTCACCTTAGAGTTATAACCACAAAAGACTATAAGAGGACAATACCAAAAATCATACACATGAAAACTACAAAAACAATATGGAAAACAAAAGGTGGGACATTACTGGAAATTATAGTTCATTGAATGGAAATATTCTCCTATGCTACACTTCCACAATCTTCTATAAGTGACTAGACCCAATTAtctccaaaaaaaagaaaaaaaaaaagaaaaaagaaaaagaaaaaagaagaagatagaagAACAGAAAGTATTCAAACGAAAcgtcttaaaaaaaataaagtaaagatTTATTTTCTGTGTCCCCTGATACTAATCTGAATTAACTTTAAAGTGTAGAAGTGAATATTAGAGAGGATTGTCTGCTTTCAGTAAGTACTTAGGGAATATTTGTTTATCTCAGTTTTCAAAACAGAGCATTATTGCACATGCATGCCAGTGATATCATGAAAAAGCCTTATTAGAACAGATACTTAACAAATACCCCTTCTACATTTGACGGTGTAAATTTGAAATGGCATATTAAAAGAACAGaaactaaactaaactaaaccAAACCAGGTAAGAATGTACACGCCAGCTGCCAGAATAGTGATCCATCATAAACAAGAAACTGCATGCTGTGTAACTGGAAGGAGAGATAAAACGT
The genomic region above belongs to Carya illinoinensis cultivar Pawnee chromosome 4, C.illinoinensisPawnee_v1, whole genome shotgun sequence and contains:
- the LOC122307330 gene encoding fatty acid hydroperoxide lyase, chloroplastic, whose protein sequence is MMISTSKMSVTPGVQPSSESPLYSSPPPTSLPLRTIPGSHGWPLLGPISDRLDYFWFQGPETFFRKRIEKYKSTVFRTNVPPSFPFFTNVNPNVVAVLDTKSFSHLFDMDLVEKRNILVGDFMPSVKFTGDVRVCAYLDTSEPQHSKLKSFAMDILKQGSKTWVTEVLGNLETMWDGIESTISKSGSASYIIPLQQFIFKFLMKSLVGADPSVSQEIADSGYIMLDRWLAVQLLPTVKIGILQPLEEIFLHSWAYPFLLVSGDYKKLCDFVKKEGKEVLRRGETEFGLSAEDSLHNLLFILGFNAFGGFSVYLPGLMSRIVSDKTGLQEKIGTEVKEKAGSTLSFDSVKEMPLVMSLVYETLRLSPPVPTQYGRARKDFILSSHDSVYNIKKGELLCGYQPLVMRDPKIFDDPESFKPDRFMNEKGSELLNYLYWSNGPQTGSPSTSNKQCAAKDYVVLTTALFVAYIFSRYDSIVGDSSSITAVEKAQ
- the LOC122307331 gene encoding uncharacterized protein LOC122307331 — protein: MGMNNPTVLKVGLAVMGLCIAGYILGPPLYWHSMEGLAAVSHSSNSCPPCQCDCSSQPLLSIPEGLNNGSFADCAKHDPEVSEDTEKNFAELLTEELKLREAEALENQQRADMALLEAKKITSQYQKEADKCSSGMETCEEAREKAEATLVAQKKLTAMWELRARQRGWKEGIANSHTQNQGTVQTS